The Rhodothermales bacterium genome has a segment encoding these proteins:
- a CDS encoding SUMF1/EgtB/PvdO family nonheme iron enzyme has translation MSACAGSGVVPMGDGGSLDLQAGASEQVIIPGTEVTLDLVFVPTEGVVSLGDARVEISPFWMARHETTFEQFGVFRHVEQDSPVTATPQPMDVDAVARPSPPYEDPSAGMSRDGFPATGMTQWAALQYARWLSAKTGDFWRLPTEAEWEHACRLGGRRTLATDAWYLENSGEELHEVASRPADSLGLHDMLGNASEWMLDEYRNDVQAVWSEGPDPWARPARLHPRTVRGGAFDDGPGMLRCEARLESSLAWKARDPQIPKSFWWNTDSPFLGFRLVRPVVQPSAQAQAEFWALVLGD, from the coding sequence TTGAGCGCCTGTGCCGGATCTGGTGTAGTCCCGATGGGCGATGGGGGTAGTCTCGACCTGCAGGCCGGCGCCTCCGAACAGGTGATCATTCCCGGGACCGAGGTCACTCTGGATCTTGTGTTTGTGCCCACAGAAGGCGTCGTGTCGCTGGGAGACGCTCGCGTGGAGATCTCACCGTTCTGGATGGCGCGCCACGAAACCACTTTCGAACAGTTCGGAGTCTTTCGCCACGTGGAGCAGGACTCTCCCGTAACGGCGACTCCGCAGCCCATGGACGTGGACGCCGTAGCTCGACCGAGTCCGCCGTATGAGGATCCGTCGGCCGGCATGAGCCGCGACGGATTCCCGGCCACCGGAATGACCCAGTGGGCGGCGCTGCAGTATGCGAGATGGCTGTCGGCCAAGACCGGGGACTTCTGGCGGCTTCCGACCGAGGCTGAATGGGAGCACGCCTGCCGGCTCGGAGGCAGGCGCACGCTCGCAACGGACGCCTGGTACCTGGAGAACTCCGGCGAGGAGCTCCATGAGGTGGCCAGTCGCCCTGCGGACTCCCTGGGGCTGCACGACATGCTCGGAAACGCCTCTGAATGGATGCTGGACGAATACCGCAATGATGTTCAGGCCGTTTGGTCCGAAGGCCCGGACCCATGGGCCCGCCCCGCCCGACTGCATCCGCGCACAGTTCGGGGCGGAGCGTTCGACGACGGCCCGGGGATGCTGCGCTGCGAGGCGCGTCTCGAGTCCAGCCTGGCCTGGAAGGCCCGGGATCCGCAAATCCCCAAAAGCTTCTGGTGGAACACGGATTCTCCATTCCTGGGCTTCCGGCTGGTCCGGCCGGTCGTGCAGCCAAGTGCGCAGGCTCAGGCGGAGTTCTGGGCGCTCGTGCTCGGCGACTGA
- a CDS encoding Gfo/Idh/MocA family oxidoreductase, whose product MSDFSRREFLQRTTAVVGGAIALPSITNASAYYGTDDVIRVGLVGCGGRGTGAAYQALATSQNVQLVAVADAFQDQLDSCLENLTREPDDATGEQVRSRVQVPPEHRFVGFDGYRQVIPLVDVVLLATPPGFRPIHFAEAVAAGKHVFMEKPVATDAPGVRQVLESAAEAKAKSLNVVVGLQRHYQTVYREWVDRLHAGMIGSMVLGRVYWNSSGVWVRDRASMEETAGRPLTEMEYQMRNWYYFNWLCGDHICEQHIHNLDVGNWVMQGYPTVANGQGGREVRRGLDHGQIFDHHMVEFEYESGARVLSQCRHIEGCMNRVSEGFHGTSGSAPRPGLIQSASGHDLFRHDTKGDPNPYQVEHDELFTAIAAGEHRYNDGENGAYATLTSIMGRMATYTGREITWEEALNDETSLMPERFTFDADPPVLPDADGRYPVPVPGART is encoded by the coding sequence ATGTCCGACTTCTCCCGCCGCGAATTCCTGCAGCGCACCACGGCCGTTGTCGGCGGCGCCATCGCGCTGCCCTCCATAACGAACGCCTCGGCCTACTACGGCACGGACGATGTCATCCGGGTCGGCCTTGTCGGGTGTGGTGGACGCGGCACGGGCGCGGCCTACCAGGCACTCGCCACCAGCCAGAACGTGCAGTTGGTCGCCGTTGCAGACGCGTTCCAGGACCAGCTGGACAGCTGCCTGGAAAACCTGACGCGTGAGCCTGACGACGCAACGGGCGAGCAGGTGCGTTCCCGGGTGCAGGTGCCGCCGGAGCATCGTTTCGTTGGGTTCGACGGGTACCGCCAGGTTATCCCGCTGGTCGATGTCGTCCTCCTCGCAACACCACCCGGATTCCGCCCGATTCACTTTGCGGAGGCCGTGGCGGCCGGCAAGCACGTGTTCATGGAGAAACCGGTGGCGACGGACGCACCGGGCGTTCGGCAGGTGCTTGAATCTGCCGCGGAGGCCAAGGCGAAAAGCCTCAATGTGGTGGTAGGTCTGCAGCGCCACTACCAGACAGTGTATCGCGAGTGGGTGGATCGGCTGCACGCCGGCATGATCGGCTCCATGGTGCTCGGACGCGTGTATTGGAACAGCTCAGGTGTCTGGGTGCGGGATCGCGCCTCCATGGAGGAGACAGCCGGGCGGCCTCTCACGGAAATGGAGTACCAGATGCGCAATTGGTACTACTTCAACTGGCTCTGCGGGGACCACATCTGCGAGCAGCACATCCACAACCTGGATGTTGGCAACTGGGTGATGCAGGGCTACCCGACGGTCGCCAATGGTCAGGGTGGCCGGGAGGTGAGACGGGGTCTGGACCACGGCCAGATCTTCGATCACCACATGGTCGAGTTCGAGTACGAGAGTGGCGCCCGCGTGCTCAGTCAGTGTCGTCACATAGAGGGCTGCATGAACCGGGTCTCCGAGGGCTTCCACGGCACGTCAGGCTCGGCTCCGAGACCGGGCCTCATCCAGTCCGCATCCGGTCACGACCTGTTCCGTCACGACACAAAGGGCGATCCCAACCCCTACCAGGTGGAGCACGACGAATTGTTCACGGCCATCGCCGCCGGCGAGCACCGGTACAACGACGGCGAGAACGGTGCCTATGCAACCCTGACCTCCATCATGGGCCGCATGGCGACCTACACCGGTCGCGAAATCACCTGGGAGGAGGCGCTCAATGACGAGACCAGCCTCATGCCCGAGCGCTTCACGTTCGACGCAGACCCACCGGTGCTTCCGGATGCCGACGGCCGCTACCCGGTGCCGGTGCCGGGTGCTCGCACGTGA
- a CDS encoding FAD:protein FMN transferase, with the protein MILPVFLTLALAAQPVPGAAAGEADCSPSQAPRYEAQRALMGTLFRVVVRSDQDPSQIRAAMEQALDLGRELEQTFSDYQPSSEVNSLAQSGGGTPSPDVLHLLERSTQLHHETGGAFDVAQGHLTRLWRRAERRQQAPDEEALSRAAAQSGMHLVHLQTGDELLLKNGVRLDFGGIAKGYAADRLLELLERAGLSEALIDAGGDLRIGAGGWAVSVDGVARVECHSAIASSGGRWQQVSGMYAHIVDPATGKGVAPNRSVTVRARDATTADALATAFSVMPPSEARSLAAHLNVELTITRHDP; encoded by the coding sequence GTGATCCTCCCGGTATTCCTGACTCTGGCGCTGGCGGCGCAGCCAGTACCTGGGGCTGCGGCCGGCGAGGCGGATTGCAGCCCATCGCAAGCCCCCCGCTACGAAGCGCAGCGGGCCCTCATGGGCACGCTGTTTCGGGTCGTGGTGCGCTCCGATCAGGATCCCTCACAGATCCGGGCAGCCATGGAGCAGGCCCTGGACCTGGGCCGCGAACTCGAACAGACGTTCAGCGACTATCAGCCATCCAGCGAGGTCAACAGTCTGGCGCAGTCTGGCGGGGGCACCCCGAGCCCTGACGTCCTGCACCTCCTGGAGCGATCGACCCAACTGCACCACGAGACGGGTGGTGCTTTCGATGTGGCTCAGGGCCATCTCACCCGACTCTGGCGCCGGGCCGAGCGCCGGCAGCAGGCTCCGGACGAAGAAGCCCTGAGTCGTGCCGCGGCACAGAGTGGCATGCATCTCGTCCATCTGCAGACGGGCGATGAGCTCCTGCTGAAAAACGGCGTGCGCCTGGACTTCGGCGGAATCGCCAAGGGATACGCCGCAGACCGCCTGCTGGAGTTGCTCGAGCGCGCCGGGTTGTCCGAGGCGTTGATCGACGCGGGCGGCGACCTGCGCATTGGTGCGGGCGGCTGGGCAGTTTCCGTGGATGGCGTCGCTCGCGTGGAGTGCCATTCGGCCATCGCCAGCTCCGGGGGACGATGGCAGCAGGTATCCGGGATGTACGCGCACATCGTAGACCCTGCCACCGGCAAAGGGGTGGCGCCGAACCGCAGCGTCACAGTGCGCGCCCGGGACGCCACAACCGCCGATGCCCTCGCGACCGCTTTTTCCGTAATGCCGCCGTCCGAAGCCCGGTCTCTGGCAGCGCACCTGAACGTCGAACTCACGATTACCCGGCACGACCCATGA
- a CDS encoding TIM barrel protein, producing MNRRSFLTTGALAAAAAASPMSSSVVSATPTRLSSDDPFNLAYAPHLGMFRQSAGQDPLDQLRFMAERGFRAFEDNGMKGRDLTLQEGMARVMAEHDITMGVFVAHTIFWRQPNLASGRQDWRDQFLQEITESVEVAKRVNATWMTVVPGHVDLRLDAGYQMANVVESLRRACDILEPHGLVMVLEPLNKRDHPGLFLTDIAQAFAVCRAVDSPSCKILNDLYHQQITEGNLIPNIDAAWHEIAYFQVGDNPGRKEPTTGEINYLNVFRHIHEKGFAGVIGMEHGNANPGVEGEEALIRAYREVDAF from the coding sequence ATGAATCGCCGAAGCTTTCTGACCACCGGGGCGCTGGCCGCTGCCGCCGCCGCATCGCCCATGAGTTCGAGTGTCGTATCCGCGACCCCGACCAGGCTCAGCAGCGATGACCCTTTCAACCTTGCCTATGCGCCGCACCTGGGCATGTTCAGGCAAAGCGCCGGACAGGATCCGCTCGACCAGCTTCGATTCATGGCAGAACGCGGCTTCCGTGCCTTCGAAGACAATGGCATGAAGGGCCGAGACCTGACGCTCCAGGAGGGCATGGCGCGGGTGATGGCTGAGCACGATATCACGATGGGCGTGTTCGTGGCTCACACCATTTTCTGGAGGCAGCCCAATCTGGCCAGTGGCCGCCAGGATTGGCGAGACCAGTTCCTGCAGGAGATCACCGAGTCGGTTGAAGTGGCCAAACGCGTGAATGCCACCTGGATGACCGTGGTGCCCGGCCACGTCGACCTGCGCCTGGACGCCGGGTATCAAATGGCGAACGTGGTGGAATCACTTCGCCGCGCCTGCGACATCCTCGAACCGCACGGCCTCGTGATGGTGCTGGAGCCACTGAACAAGCGCGATCATCCGGGCCTGTTCCTGACGGACATCGCACAGGCTTTTGCCGTGTGCCGCGCTGTTGACAGCCCTTCGTGCAAGATCCTGAATGACCTGTATCACCAGCAGATCACCGAGGGCAACCTGATCCCGAACATCGATGCCGCCTGGCACGAGATTGCGTACTTCCAGGTCGGTGACAACCCGGGGCGCAAGGAGCCGACGACGGGGGAAATCAACTACCTCAACGTCTTCCGTCACATCCACGAGAAGGGTTTTGCCGGCGTGATCGGCATGGAGCACGGGAACGCCAATCCCGGGGTCGAGGGAGAGGAGGCCCTGATTCGAGCTTACCGCGAGGTTGACGCGTTCTAG
- a CDS encoding cobalamin-dependent protein (Presence of a B(12) (cobalamin)-binding domain implies dependence on cobalamin itself, in one of its several forms, or in some unusual lineages, dependence on a cobalamin-like analog.) gives MTLQEALPRRVRLTRIDLADVEQTVVRAAGILMQRFPEELSSDAPLRGALPEHGARHLEHFDLAIEAQDDTAFVEYARWVGRVLVARGLSHRCLRAHFQVLADLVEESETPAQVAAETRRLAGLPETDLFKPDLPKTWLSQSEEMQERSKLLLDRLVRGDHAGAVDVVRRAHEAGADIRELYLGLVQPVMYSVGRLWQDNQITWQEEHTATAILPAVFAYCRQHMQPEAPAARGTVVLSGVDRELHDIGLSVLADVLKTDGWRVRNLGGNNPHDVITGTMAYERPVLVGLSVTLPINMRPASEVIARIRADSKLEGCPVVVGGGAFEQSPHAWRRIGADALCRGPEDLLRLLKGDSDVVGGPVPA, from the coding sequence GTGACTCTTCAGGAAGCACTCCCCAGACGCGTGCGGCTGACACGCATCGACCTTGCAGACGTCGAGCAGACCGTCGTCAGGGCCGCCGGTATTCTCATGCAGCGCTTTCCGGAGGAGCTGAGCTCCGATGCGCCGCTGCGAGGCGCATTGCCCGAACACGGAGCACGGCACCTGGAGCATTTCGACCTGGCGATAGAGGCGCAGGACGATACCGCGTTTGTCGAGTATGCTCGGTGGGTGGGCCGGGTACTGGTCGCCAGGGGGCTGTCACACCGCTGCCTGCGCGCCCACTTCCAGGTGCTGGCCGACCTGGTAGAGGAGTCCGAGACACCGGCCCAGGTGGCGGCAGAGACTCGCAGGCTGGCAGGACTCCCCGAGACGGACCTGTTCAAACCGGACCTTCCAAAGACGTGGCTTTCGCAGTCCGAGGAGATGCAGGAGCGAAGCAAGCTGCTACTCGACAGGCTGGTTAGGGGCGACCACGCGGGAGCCGTCGATGTCGTGCGCAGGGCCCATGAGGCGGGTGCCGACATTCGAGAACTCTACCTCGGCCTGGTCCAGCCTGTGATGTACAGCGTAGGCAGATTGTGGCAGGATAACCAGATCACGTGGCAGGAGGAGCATACCGCCACGGCCATCCTGCCGGCCGTGTTCGCCTATTGTCGCCAGCACATGCAGCCGGAGGCTCCCGCCGCCAGGGGCACCGTAGTGCTGTCAGGTGTTGATCGCGAGTTGCACGACATCGGACTTTCTGTCCTGGCCGATGTGCTCAAGACCGACGGATGGCGCGTACGGAATCTTGGAGGCAATAACCCCCATGATGTCATCACCGGCACCATGGCATACGAAAGACCGGTGCTCGTGGGGCTCTCAGTGACACTGCCCATCAACATGCGGCCGGCCTCCGAAGTCATCGCCCGAATCCGGGCCGACTCCAAACTTGAAGGCTGTCCGGTCGTGGTGGGAGGCGGAGCTTTCGAGCAGTCACCCCATGCCTGGAGGCGCATCGGCGCAGACGCCCTCTGCCGCGGCCCCGAAGATTTGCTGAGGCTGCTGAAAGGCGACTCAGACGTTGTGGGGGGACCGGTCCCCGCTTAG
- a CDS encoding beta-N-acetylhexosaminidase — protein sequence MPAPSDRLPLIPYPASVEWTGRGFSWPDNPSVSGDGLAPAQDVADLLQARLVPDGSGTLSLESAPGLASESFQLRVGREGVFLRASDPAGFRHGALALARMVREDARLPGVLIDDRPRFSYRGMHLDVSRHFFEPDVVKRFLDLMARYRMNRFHWHLTDDQGWRIEIKAYPLLTEIGSRRAETILEKNFNPFVGDGIPHGGFYTQEEVRDIVEYAGGLGIEVIPEIEMPGHARAALAAYPELGCTGGPYEVSTVWGVHEDVFCPHPETFRFIETVLGEVAGLFPSRFIHVGGDEVPKAQWASNPVAQEIMEQEGLADEVALQSWFMKRVQEIVAGLGRRMIGWDEIREGGLAPGAVVMSWRGTVGGIEAARQGHDVIMTPVSHTYFDLYQGDPGSEPIAADWPGHGLDLETVYSFEPVPEELTSAEAGRILGGQGNVWTEYISSPEKLEYMILPRMLAMSEVLWTPAQQRAWPDFERRVSSEVRMLQHEGYNVRPLD from the coding sequence ATGCCCGCTCCATCGGACCGTCTGCCGCTGATTCCGTACCCGGCATCCGTGGAATGGACCGGCCGGGGATTCAGTTGGCCTGATAACCCATCGGTTTCGGGCGATGGGCTCGCGCCGGCCCAGGACGTGGCGGATCTGTTGCAGGCACGTCTCGTGCCCGACGGTTCGGGCACTCTGTCCCTGGAATCGGCCCCGGGACTGGCGTCGGAGTCCTTTCAGCTTCGCGTCGGGCGGGAAGGCGTGTTCTTGAGAGCGTCCGACCCCGCCGGATTCCGCCACGGAGCGCTGGCGCTTGCGCGCATGGTTCGCGAGGATGCCCGCCTGCCGGGTGTGCTGATCGATGATCGCCCTCGATTCTCCTATCGCGGGATGCACCTCGACGTCAGCCGACACTTCTTTGAGCCTGACGTCGTGAAGCGGTTTCTGGACCTCATGGCGCGATATCGCATGAACCGGTTTCACTGGCACCTGACGGATGACCAGGGCTGGCGCATTGAGATTAAGGCCTACCCGCTGCTGACCGAGATCGGGAGCAGGCGGGCCGAGACCATCCTGGAAAAGAACTTCAACCCGTTTGTGGGAGACGGCATTCCCCACGGTGGCTTCTACACGCAGGAAGAGGTTCGGGACATCGTCGAGTACGCCGGCGGGCTGGGGATCGAGGTCATCCCCGAAATCGAGATGCCCGGACATGCCCGGGCGGCGCTGGCCGCCTACCCGGAGCTTGGATGCACCGGCGGACCCTACGAGGTTTCCACGGTCTGGGGGGTGCACGAGGACGTGTTCTGCCCGCACCCGGAAACCTTCCGGTTCATCGAGACGGTGCTGGGCGAGGTGGCCGGACTGTTTCCGTCCCGGTTCATTCACGTAGGCGGCGATGAGGTGCCCAAGGCACAATGGGCCTCCAACCCGGTGGCCCAGGAGATCATGGAGCAAGAGGGGCTGGCGGATGAGGTGGCGCTCCAGAGCTGGTTCATGAAGCGGGTCCAGGAGATCGTGGCCGGACTTGGACGGCGCATGATCGGCTGGGACGAGATTCGCGAGGGCGGCCTGGCACCCGGTGCCGTGGTCATGTCCTGGCGGGGCACGGTGGGCGGCATCGAGGCGGCCCGGCAGGGACACGACGTGATCATGACCCCGGTCAGTCACACCTATTTCGACCTGTACCAGGGCGACCCGGGGTCAGAGCCCATCGCCGCGGACTGGCCCGGTCACGGACTCGACCTGGAGACGGTCTATAGCTTCGAGCCAGTGCCTGAGGAACTGACGAGCGCCGAAGCGGGGCGCATTCTGGGCGGGCAGGGCAACGTCTGGACGGAGTACATCAGTTCACCCGAGAAACTGGAGTACATGATCCTGCCGCGCATGCTGGCCATGTCCGAGGTGCTCTGGACTCCGGCTCAGCAGCGAGCCTGGCCGGACTTCGAACGCAGGGTCAGCTCCGAGGTGCGCATGCTGCAGCACGAAGGCTACAACGTGCGTCCGCTGGACTGA
- a CDS encoding tryptophan 7-halogenase, protein MRADLLIVGGGFAGSAMAMVAARLGLDVVLIDRGRHPRFAVGESTTPAGNMALAAMGRRYGIPLFTAMSRYGTWKEQLPEVDVGRKRGFAYWFHGSAHPELRVAASADDFHCDTHWLRSEVDARLFEEARAMGVEAWQETEIVGLHRAKRWKARLSCGRLVQARVLVDATGSAEFAARFLDAGRGPDMRIRTYAAFSHMRGLPPWGEFMDLDDDPFPAHESAQHHVTTGGWMWQLGFDSGVTSVGIVGPSPPDLSHFLSGAPSLAQQVEAASETRPWASTPRLQRRVVCAGGPDWLLLPASAGFVDPLHSTGIAHGLSAVERAAAVLAGGDSDFTALGAHILGELDHLDHLTAACYATLGRPADFVAATMLYFAASIRYEQDRIARGNSTPGFLGADDSALRSVVKQAPDRATTAGFADWVREAIAPWNAIGLMDPKFAHRYAHTAPRGW, encoded by the coding sequence GTGCGCGCTGACCTGCTGATCGTCGGAGGCGGATTCGCGGGATCGGCCATGGCCATGGTTGCGGCGCGACTGGGCCTGGATGTGGTGTTGATCGACCGCGGCAGGCACCCGAGGTTTGCCGTCGGTGAGTCCACCACCCCGGCCGGCAACATGGCCCTGGCCGCGATGGGCCGCCGGTACGGCATCCCGCTGTTCACGGCGATGTCGCGCTACGGCACCTGGAAGGAGCAGCTTCCGGAGGTCGACGTCGGGCGCAAGCGGGGTTTCGCGTACTGGTTCCACGGTTCAGCGCACCCGGAGCTGCGGGTAGCGGCGTCTGCGGACGATTTCCACTGCGACACGCACTGGCTCCGCTCAGAGGTAGATGCCAGACTGTTTGAAGAGGCCCGGGCGATGGGTGTCGAGGCGTGGCAGGAGACGGAAATCGTTGGCCTGCATCGAGCGAAACGTTGGAAGGCGCGGCTCTCTTGCGGGCGCCTGGTCCAGGCGCGGGTACTCGTCGACGCTACCGGGTCGGCTGAGTTTGCCGCGCGCTTCCTGGATGCCGGGCGCGGTCCCGACATGCGCATCAGGACGTACGCGGCGTTTTCGCACATGCGTGGTCTGCCTCCGTGGGGCGAGTTCATGGACCTGGACGACGATCCGTTTCCGGCCCATGAGTCAGCGCAGCACCACGTCACAACGGGGGGTTGGATGTGGCAGCTTGGCTTCGATTCCGGCGTCACAAGCGTCGGAATCGTGGGGCCATCACCTCCGGACCTTTCGCACTTCCTGAGTGGAGCGCCTTCTCTGGCTCAGCAGGTGGAGGCCGCCTCCGAAACGCGGCCGTGGGCTTCGACGCCGCGGCTTCAGCGTCGGGTAGTGTGCGCGGGAGGACCAGACTGGTTGCTGCTGCCGGCGTCGGCCGGGTTCGTGGATCCGCTGCATTCGACGGGTATCGCACACGGTCTGTCGGCCGTGGAGCGCGCTGCTGCCGTGCTCGCCGGGGGCGACAGCGATTTCACCGCGCTTGGCGCGCACATCCTGGGCGAACTGGATCACCTGGATCATCTCACGGCGGCTTGCTACGCGACGCTGGGCCGGCCGGCTGATTTTGTGGCGGCCACCATGCTCTACTTCGCGGCAAGCATCCGGTATGAGCAGGACCGCATCGCCCGTGGAAACTCCACCCCCGGGTTTCTCGGCGCCGACGACTCGGCGCTTCGCTCGGTCGTCAAACAGGCGCCGGACCGGGCCACAACAGCCGGCTTTGCCGATTGGGTGCGCGAGGCGATTGCGCCCTGGAATGCCATCGGGCTGATGGACCCGAAGTTCGCGCACCGGTATGCCCACACGGCGCCGCGTGGTTGGTGA